The Streptomyces sp. NBC_00597 DNA segment CGGATCTGGAGGAAGGGGCCGTCGATCGCCTGGAGGTTGTGCATGCGGGCTGCCATCAGGATCCGCATCAGGATGTAGTGGTAGGCGTCCGCCGGGTAGCCGGGCGGCTGCATGCCCACGACCAGGGACTTCATGTTGATCGAGGCCATGAAGTCTGCCGGGCCGAAGATGATGGTCTCCAGCCGCGGCGAGGCGGCGGCGATCTCGTCGACGTTGACCAGGCCCTTGGCGTTCTCGATCTGCGCCTCGATGCCGATCTTGCCGACCTCGAAGCCCATCGTCTTCTCGATCTGGGTCAGCAGGAGGTCGAGCGCCACGACCTGCTGGGCGTCCTGGACCTTCGGCAGCATGATGCAGTCGAGGTTCTGGCCCGCGCCCTCCACGACGGTGATGACGTCGCGGTACGTCCAGTGCGTGGTCCAGTCGTTGACGCGCACGACCCGGGTCTTGCCGGTCCAGTCGCCGTTGTTCAGCGCGTCCACGATCGTGTGGCGGGCGCCTTCCTTGGCGAGCGGGGCGCAGGCGTCCTCCAGGTCGAGGAAGACCTGGTCGGCCGGCAGGCCCTGGGCCTTCTCCAGGAAGCGCGGGTTCGAGCCCGGCACCGCGAGGCAGGAGCGGCGCGGCCGCAGCCGGTTCACGGGAGACGTGGGCGTGGTCATGCGGGGACCTCCAGAGGGTCGAGCTTGTTCGCTTTCCGGATCTCGTCGACGATACGGCCGATGATCTCCGTGATACCGAAGTCCTTGGGTGTGAAGACGGCGGCGACTCCGGCCGCCTTGAGCGCGATGGCGTCGGCGTTCGGAATGATGCCGCCGAGGACGACGGGTATGTCACCCGCCCCCGCCGTACGGAGGCGTTCCAGCACGTCCGGCACGAGCGCGCTGTGCGAGCCGGACAGGATGGACAGTCCCACGCAGTGCACGTCCTCGGCCAGCGCCGCCGAGGAGATCTCCTCGGGCGTCAGCCGGATGCCCTGGTAGACCACCTCGAACCCGGCGTCGCGGGCCCGTACGGCGATCTGCTCGGCGCCGTTGGAGTGCCCGTCCAGGCCGGGCTTGCCGACCAGCAGGCGCAGCCGGCCGGAGCCCAGGTCCTCGGCGGTCCGGGCGACCTTCTCGCGGACGAGGGCCATCGGCGTGCCCTCTTCCGCGGTGACGGCCACCGGGGCCGAGGAGACCCCGGTCGGGGCGCGGAACTCGCCGAACACCTCGCGCAGGGCGTTCGCCCACTCGCCGGTGGTGACACCGGCCCGGGCGCATTCGAGCGTGGCCTCCATCAGGTTCTCGGTCCCGGCGGCGGCCTCCTTCAGCCGGTCCAGGGCCTGCATCACCGTCGGGAAGACGAACGGGTCGCCGTTCCCCTGCCGCTCCGAGGACTCCTGCCGCTCGGCGCGCCAGCGGCCGATCCGCTCGACCGTCAGTGCCTCCACGGCCCCGTCCACCGTCATGATCGCGCCGTCGAGATCGGCGGTGAGCGGGTTCGGCTCGGTCTGCTCGAAGCAGTTGACGCCGACGATCTTGTCCTCGCCGGCTTCGATGCGGGCGCGGCGCTCGGCGTGCGAGGAGACGAGCTGGGACTTCAGGTACCCGGACTCGACGGCGGCCATCGCGCCGCCCATCTCCTGGATCCGGTCGATCTCGGCCAGGCAGTCGGCGACCAGGGAGTCGACTTTGGCCTCGATGACGTGGGATCCGGCGAAGATGTCCTCGTACTCCAGCAGGTCGCTCTCGTGCGCCAGGACCTGCTGGATGCGCAGCGACCACTGCTGGTCCCAGGGCCGGGGCAGGCCCAGCGCCTCGTTCCAAGCCGGCAGCTGCACGGCGCGGGCCCGGGCGTCCTTGGAGAGGGTCACCGCGAGCATCTCCAGCACGATGCGCTGGACGTTGTTCTCCGGCTGCGCCTCGGTCAGGCCCAGGGAGTTGACCTGGACGCCGTACCGGAAGCGGCGCTGCTTGGGGTTCTCGATGCCGTAGCGCTCGCGGGTGACCTGGTCCCAGATGCGGCCGAAGGCGCGCATCTTGCACATCTCCTCGATGAAGCGGACGCCCGCGTTCACGAAGAACGAGATACGGGCGACCACTTCACCGAAGCGGTCCTCCGGGACCTGGCCCGAGTCGCGCACCGAGTCCAGTACGGCGATCGCGGTCGACATCGCGTACGAGATCTCCTGGACCGGGGTGGCCCCGGCCTCCTGGAGGTGGTACGAGCAGATGTTGATCGGGTTCCACTTCGGGATGTGGTTGACCGTGTACGCGATCATGTCCGTCGTCAGGCGGAGCGAGGGCCCGGGCGGGAAGACGTGCGTCCCGCGCGAGAGGTACTCCTTGACGATGTCGTTCTGCGTGGTGCCCTGGAGCTGGGAGATGTCCGCGCCCTGCTCCTCGGCGGCCACCTGGTAGAGCGCCAGCAGCCACATGGCGGTGGCGTTGATCGTCATCGAGGTGTTCATCTGTTCCAGGGGGATGTCCTGGAACAGCCGCCGCATGTCGCCCAGATGGGAGACCGGGACCCCGACCCGGCCCACCTCGCCGCGGGCGAGGATGTGGTCGGGGTCGTAGCCGGTCTGCGTCGGGAGGTCGAACGCGACCGACAGGCCGGTCTGGCCCTTGGCGAGGTTGCGGCGGTACAGCTCGTTGGACGCCTCGGCCGTGGAGTGGCCGGCGTACGTCCGCATGAGCCACGGACGGTCTTTCTGGCGCTCTGTCATCTCAGGCTGTCCCTCTGGGCCCTCGGACGTCTCAGACGTTGCGGAAGCGGTTGATGGCGTCGATGTGCTGGGCGCGGA contains these protein-coding regions:
- a CDS encoding CoA ester lyase; amino-acid sequence: MTTPTSPVNRLRPRRSCLAVPGSNPRFLEKAQGLPADQVFLDLEDACAPLAKEGARHTIVDALNNGDWTGKTRVVRVNDWTTHWTYRDVITVVEGAGQNLDCIMLPKVQDAQQVVALDLLLTQIEKTMGFEVGKIGIEAQIENAKGLVNVDEIAAASPRLETIIFGPADFMASINMKSLVVGMQPPGYPADAYHYILMRILMAARMHNLQAIDGPFLQIRDVDAYREVAGRAAALGFDGKWVLHPGQVDAANEVFSPSQEDYDHSELILDAYDWCTSEAGGKKGSAMLGDEMIDEASRKMALVIAGKGRAAGMQRTTKFEIPEA
- a CDS encoding protein meaA, giving the protein MTERQKDRPWLMRTYAGHSTAEASNELYRRNLAKGQTGLSVAFDLPTQTGYDPDHILARGEVGRVGVPVSHLGDMRRLFQDIPLEQMNTSMTINATAMWLLALYQVAAEEQGADISQLQGTTQNDIVKEYLSRGTHVFPPGPSLRLTTDMIAYTVNHIPKWNPINICSYHLQEAGATPVQEISYAMSTAIAVLDSVRDSGQVPEDRFGEVVARISFFVNAGVRFIEEMCKMRAFGRIWDQVTRERYGIENPKQRRFRYGVQVNSLGLTEAQPENNVQRIVLEMLAVTLSKDARARAVQLPAWNEALGLPRPWDQQWSLRIQQVLAHESDLLEYEDIFAGSHVIEAKVDSLVADCLAEIDRIQEMGGAMAAVESGYLKSQLVSSHAERRARIEAGEDKIVGVNCFEQTEPNPLTADLDGAIMTVDGAVEALTVERIGRWRAERQESSERQGNGDPFVFPTVMQALDRLKEAAAGTENLMEATLECARAGVTTGEWANALREVFGEFRAPTGVSSAPVAVTAEEGTPMALVREKVARTAEDLGSGRLRLLVGKPGLDGHSNGAEQIAVRARDAGFEVVYQGIRLTPEEISSAALAEDVHCVGLSILSGSHSALVPDVLERLRTAGAGDIPVVLGGIIPNADAIALKAAGVAAVFTPKDFGITEIIGRIVDEIRKANKLDPLEVPA